In the genome of Nitrospira japonica, one region contains:
- the aroB gene encoding 3-dehydroquinate synthase yields MKLKTSDKVSNVPFQAEKVVRVDLGMRSYEIAVEPGLLPTVGSRLAGLTRGRKVGIVTDTHVASRYLTGLRRSLSREGLEPVAIILPPGERSKTLRTAGTVLDVLARHKFDRQSMLVALGGGVVGDITGFAAAIYLRGIPFVQIPTTLVAQVDSSVGGKTGVDHRLGKNLIGAFHQPRAVFIDPDTLRTLPRREWVAGLAEVIKYGIIADEAMFSSLERTMPALLKLDLSAVVPVIVRSCEIKAQIVVEDERETDRRRTLNYGHTIGHALESLGGYRGLIHGEAVGIGLVQEASVASFMGLCGEDVVNRITSLVRLAGLADQMGPVSLPSLWEAMLHDKKAVAGQVIGVWPVRIGETVIKPVDKKVFGDWYKKRVKHTKGLRARNQRSIL; encoded by the coding sequence ATGAAGCTAAAAACGTCCGATAAAGTTTCCAACGTCCCGTTTCAGGCTGAAAAAGTTGTCCGGGTGGATTTGGGAATGCGGAGTTATGAGATTGCCGTCGAACCCGGGTTATTGCCAACCGTCGGGAGCCGTCTTGCAGGGCTCACGCGTGGCCGTAAAGTGGGAATCGTGACCGACACCCATGTGGCATCCCGCTACCTCACAGGGCTTCGCCGTTCTCTTTCGAGAGAGGGACTGGAGCCGGTCGCGATCATTCTTCCTCCGGGAGAACGATCGAAGACCTTGAGGACCGCGGGCACGGTGCTGGATGTACTCGCCCGCCACAAGTTCGATCGCCAATCGATGCTGGTCGCGCTCGGAGGCGGGGTCGTTGGCGACATCACCGGCTTTGCCGCGGCGATCTATCTGCGAGGAATCCCTTTCGTCCAGATTCCCACTACCCTGGTGGCACAAGTGGATTCCAGTGTAGGCGGCAAGACCGGTGTGGATCATCGATTGGGCAAAAACCTGATCGGGGCTTTTCATCAACCGCGCGCGGTGTTCATCGACCCCGACACGCTTCGGACGCTGCCGCGGCGAGAATGGGTGGCCGGATTGGCGGAGGTGATCAAGTACGGCATTATCGCCGATGAAGCCATGTTTTCCAGCCTGGAGCGGACCATGCCGGCTCTGTTGAAACTGGATCTATCCGCCGTTGTGCCGGTGATTGTTCGATCGTGCGAGATCAAAGCGCAAATCGTCGTCGAGGATGAGAGGGAAACGGACCGGCGGAGGACTCTGAACTACGGCCATACGATCGGACATGCCTTGGAGTCGTTGGGAGGTTACCGCGGCCTGATACACGGGGAGGCGGTCGGTATCGGGCTGGTCCAGGAGGCGAGCGTGGCCTCGTTTATGGGGTTGTGCGGAGAGGACGTCGTGAACCGGATCACGTCACTGGTACGGCTTGCCGGGCTTGCGGATCAGATGGGTCCTGTTTCTCTGCCGAGTCTCTGGGAAGCGATGCTTCACGACAAAAAGGCCGTGGCCGGTCAGGTCATCGGCGTGTGGCCTGTGCGGATCGGTGAGACCGTCATCAAGCCGGTCGACAAGAAAGTCTTCGGGGACTGGTACAAAAAGCGAGTCAAGCATACCAAGGGCCTCAGGGCTCGCAATCAGCGGAGTATCTTGTAA
- a CDS encoding GAF and ANTAR domain-containing protein: MASTRPLSIAQLEQAFREKSREVDVLHRITDSISNTLDLEAVLKHIVEVVVEVTKADACLLYLLSDKGDELILRASKNPHPKLIGRITIGMGEGITGWVAQERTRVVIPSNASDDSRFKFFHNLPEDRHQAFVSVPIMAKKEVVGVINVQHRRPKRYRPDELALLSTIANQVGGAIENARLYEQMRRKALQVETLSQVSETVASNRLIEDVLQLLVTMTAQMMNSKICSIMLLDGATGDLRIEATQSLSELYRRKPNLKIGQSISGRAVQERRPIIVADVMKEPNYMYPDMARKEGLCSLLCVPMLVREKAVGVINSYTSAPYSFTSEEVKLLQAIANQAAIAIEHTTLLEKSFEMQEALAVRKLLDRAKGYLMRSKKLSEEEAFRLIQRQSMDLRKSMREIAEAVLLAGELDERADKQRG; encoded by the coding sequence ATGGCGTCGACACGTCCGTTATCCATCGCGCAGCTTGAGCAAGCCTTCCGGGAAAAGTCCCGCGAAGTCGATGTCTTGCATCGGATTACCGATTCCATCAGCAATACGTTGGACCTTGAAGCGGTTCTCAAACACATCGTCGAAGTCGTGGTTGAAGTCACCAAGGCCGACGCGTGTCTCTTATATCTGTTGTCCGACAAGGGCGACGAACTCATTCTTCGGGCTTCGAAGAACCCTCATCCGAAGCTGATCGGACGCATCACCATCGGCATGGGCGAAGGTATTACCGGTTGGGTCGCGCAGGAGCGCACCAGGGTGGTGATTCCGAGCAATGCCAGCGACGATTCCCGCTTCAAGTTTTTTCATAATCTTCCGGAAGATCGGCACCAGGCCTTCGTGTCCGTCCCCATCATGGCCAAGAAGGAAGTGGTCGGGGTCATCAACGTGCAACATCGGCGGCCCAAACGGTATCGCCCCGATGAACTGGCATTGCTCTCCACCATCGCCAATCAGGTGGGAGGTGCCATCGAAAATGCGCGTTTGTATGAGCAAATGCGACGCAAAGCATTGCAGGTCGAAACGCTGTCCCAGGTGTCCGAAACGGTCGCGTCGAATCGGCTCATCGAGGACGTCCTGCAGTTGCTCGTTACCATGACGGCGCAAATGATGAACTCGAAAATTTGCTCCATCATGTTGCTCGACGGAGCCACCGGAGATCTGCGCATCGAAGCGACGCAGAGTCTGAGCGAGCTCTACCGGCGCAAGCCCAATTTGAAGATCGGGCAAAGCATCAGCGGGCGTGCGGTACAAGAACGGCGGCCGATCATCGTGGCCGACGTCATGAAGGAACCGAACTACATGTATCCGGACATGGCGAGGAAGGAAGGACTGTGTTCGCTGTTGTGCGTTCCGATGCTCGTGAGGGAAAAGGCGGTCGGTGTCATCAACAGCTATACCTCTGCGCCGTACTCATTTACGAGCGAGGAGGTCAAGCTGCTGCAGGCGATCGCCAACCAGGCAGCCATCGCAATCGAACATACGACCCTGCTTGAGAAGTCATTTGAAATGCAGGAAGCATTGGCCGTGCGAAAGCTGCTCGATCGCGCCAAAGGCTACCTGATGCGGTCCAAAAAACTGTCTGAAGAAGAAGCTTTCAGGCTCATTCAGCGGCAGAGCATGGATCTCAGAAAGTCGATGCGGGAAATTGCCGAAGCCGTGCTATTGGCGGGAGAACTGGATGAGCGGGCGGACAAACAACGAGGATGA
- the urtA gene encoding urea ABC transporter substrate-binding protein — translation MDGGPSRRDFLVRGARLTAGVGVAALLGNLGQWALSYAADKEPIKIGVLHSLSGTMAISEVSLRDVVLMAIEEINAKGGVLGRQVKPVVVDPASNWDLFAEKAKQLLLQDKVSAVFGCWTSVSRKSVLPVFEKNNGLLFYPVQYEGEECSRNVFYTGAAVNQQAVPAVEYLMSKDGGSYKKFYLLGTDYVYPRTTNKILRAMLLAKHVPEAGIMEEYTPFHHQDYQTIVGKIKKFAAGGGAAVISTINGDSNVPFYKEFANQGLRAEDAPIMAFSVAEDELRGMDTTALVGHLAAWNYYQSVDTPQNKQFVSNFKAYCKKNSLPDGDKRVTDDPIEAAYFGVYMWKQAVEKAGAVDVDQVRKAVYGQKFLAPGGEVMMDTGNHHTHKPVLIGEILKDGQFKVVSRSKGLVKPEPWSEYTNPDKGCDWISHQGTYQKK, via the coding sequence ATGGACGGCGGTCCGTCCCGACGGGATTTTTTGGTGCGAGGCGCCAGGCTCACGGCCGGCGTTGGTGTGGCGGCCCTGCTGGGGAATCTGGGGCAATGGGCGCTCTCTTATGCGGCGGACAAGGAGCCGATCAAGATCGGCGTGCTTCATTCTTTGAGCGGAACGATGGCGATCAGCGAGGTGTCGCTCCGTGACGTCGTCCTCATGGCCATCGAAGAAATCAATGCAAAAGGTGGCGTGTTGGGACGTCAGGTAAAACCGGTGGTGGTGGATCCGGCTTCCAACTGGGACCTGTTCGCGGAAAAGGCCAAGCAGCTCCTGCTCCAGGACAAAGTGTCCGCCGTATTCGGATGCTGGACCTCGGTGAGCCGCAAGTCCGTCCTGCCCGTGTTCGAAAAAAACAACGGATTGCTGTTCTATCCGGTTCAATACGAGGGAGAAGAGTGCTCCCGGAACGTGTTCTACACTGGGGCGGCGGTGAATCAGCAGGCGGTGCCGGCGGTGGAATATCTGATGAGCAAGGATGGCGGCAGCTACAAGAAGTTCTATTTGCTGGGGACCGATTACGTGTATCCGCGCACCACGAACAAGATCCTCCGTGCCATGCTCCTGGCAAAGCATGTTCCGGAAGCCGGCATCATGGAAGAGTACACCCCGTTTCATCACCAGGACTATCAGACCATCGTCGGCAAGATTAAGAAGTTCGCCGCGGGCGGGGGCGCGGCGGTGATCAGCACCATCAACGGCGACAGCAACGTCCCCTTCTACAAAGAGTTTGCCAATCAGGGGTTGCGGGCCGAAGATGCGCCGATCATGGCATTCAGCGTGGCGGAAGACGAATTGCGCGGGATGGATACGACGGCCCTGGTCGGACACTTGGCGGCCTGGAACTATTATCAGAGCGTCGATACGCCGCAAAACAAGCAGTTCGTCTCGAACTTCAAGGCCTATTGCAAGAAGAACAGTCTGCCGGACGGCGACAAGCGGGTGACGGACGATCCGATCGAAGCGGCGTATTTCGGAGTCTATATGTGGAAGCAGGCGGTCGAGAAGGCCGGCGCCGTCGATGTCGACCAGGTTCGTAAGGCCGTCTACGGCCAGAAGTTTCTCGCGCCGGGCGGCGAGGTCATGATGGACACCGGCAACCATCATACGCACAAGCCGGTGCTCATCGGGGAGATCTTGAAAGACGGACAGTTCAAGGTCGTCTCCCGCTCAAAGGGCCTGGTCAAGCCGGAGCCCTGGAGTGAATACACGAATCCGGACAAGGGCTGTGACTGGATCAGTCATCAGGGCACCTACCAGAAAAAGTAG
- the urtB gene encoding urea ABC transporter permease subunit UrtB: MIRSGRFSSLCAVLLLLCLCFVRDRAAATELPPASAPDSPLERALNQLTSDDETVRESAIRTVIEQGDVSLVPRLDAIRANADRSVRQAIKPVMDLLKNRANLESPDQDVRRSAATDLGLSRRGIAIPWLERAANKETHKWVRYTMEESGALLRLAVDDQTTKLAAIDTLAALSSQNAVPGLKELVEAGGTVDASGPQQELSRAAAAAIERIETWAAWSNAIETIFRGISLSSILLIMSVGLAIVFGLMGVINMAHGELMMVGAYGTFLTQEFFKAFLSPAFFDYYFVLAMPVAFLLAAACGLLLEATVIRFLYGRPLETMLATWGVSLILMQAARVYFGDLTAVVAPAWLSGGQQVMVGVFLPNNRLFVIGLSVICVMVIYAVLFRSALGLRVRAVTQNRNMSACLGIPTRKVDAYTFAFGSGLAGIAGWALTLIGNVEPGLGQNYIVDSFMVVVTGGVGKLAGTIVASLGIGGLNKLLEPGLGAVYGKVCILVLVILFLQWRPSGLFAVKGRHADS, from the coding sequence GTGATACGATCGGGCCGGTTCTCGTCACTCTGCGCAGTCCTCCTCTTGTTGTGTTTGTGTTTTGTTCGAGATCGCGCCGCGGCGACCGAACTCCCGCCGGCTTCCGCTCCCGACTCACCGCTCGAACGGGCATTGAATCAGCTCACCAGCGACGATGAGACCGTCCGTGAGTCGGCGATTCGCACGGTCATCGAACAGGGAGACGTCAGTCTGGTCCCTCGTCTCGACGCGATCCGCGCCAATGCGGATCGCTCGGTCCGGCAAGCCATCAAGCCCGTCATGGACCTGCTGAAGAACCGCGCCAATCTCGAGAGTCCCGACCAAGACGTCCGCCGGTCCGCCGCCACGGATCTCGGGCTGTCCCGTCGCGGGATCGCGATCCCCTGGCTGGAGCGGGCTGCGAACAAGGAAACACACAAATGGGTCCGCTATACGATGGAGGAGTCGGGCGCCCTGCTTCGCCTGGCCGTGGACGATCAGACGACGAAACTCGCGGCCATCGACACATTGGCCGCGCTGTCGAGTCAGAACGCCGTCCCGGGACTCAAGGAACTGGTCGAGGCTGGAGGGACGGTTGACGCGAGCGGTCCCCAGCAAGAATTGTCGCGGGCGGCTGCCGCGGCCATCGAACGGATCGAAACCTGGGCCGCCTGGTCCAACGCCATTGAAACGATCTTCCGCGGGATCAGCCTGAGTTCCATTCTCCTCATCATGTCCGTCGGCCTGGCCATCGTGTTCGGCCTGATGGGCGTGATCAACATGGCCCACGGGGAACTGATGATGGTGGGGGCCTACGGAACTTTCCTGACCCAGGAATTCTTCAAGGCGTTTCTGTCTCCCGCGTTCTTTGACTACTATTTCGTTTTGGCCATGCCGGTCGCATTTCTCTTGGCTGCGGCCTGTGGATTACTGCTGGAAGCGACGGTCATTCGGTTCCTCTACGGCCGGCCGCTGGAGACCATGCTGGCGACGTGGGGAGTCAGCCTGATTCTCATGCAAGCGGCACGGGTATATTTCGGAGATCTGACGGCGGTGGTGGCGCCGGCATGGCTCAGCGGGGGCCAGCAGGTGATGGTCGGGGTCTTTCTCCCCAACAACCGTTTGTTCGTGATCGGGTTATCGGTGATCTGCGTCATGGTCATCTATGCGGTGTTGTTCCGGTCCGCGCTTGGATTGCGCGTCCGCGCCGTGACGCAGAATCGCAACATGAGCGCGTGTCTTGGCATTCCGACCCGGAAAGTCGACGCGTATACGTTCGCCTTCGGATCCGGGCTGGCAGGGATCGCCGGCTGGGCGTTGACCTTGATCGGGAACGTGGAGCCAGGACTGGGCCAGAACTACATCGTCGACTCCTTCATGGTCGTGGTGACCGGCGGTGTGGGCAAGCTCGCCGGGACGATCGTGGCGTCGCTGGGCATCGGCGGGCTCAACAAGCTGCTCGAGCCTGGTCTGGGGGCCGTGTACGGCAAAGTCTGTATTCTCGTCCTGGTCATTCTGTTCCTACAATGGCGACCCTCGGGCCTGTTCGCCGTGAAAGGGCGCCACGCCGACTCCTAG
- the urtC gene encoding urea ABC transporter permease subunit UrtC, translating to MADARDIQPSAPREASLAFWVSGFVLLVVMPLLNVLPAEDSWLHLSDFSLNRFGKFLAFAILALGLDLIWGYTGILSLGQGVFFGLGAYCMGMHLMLTIGKESVYGSDLPDFMVWNQVKELPLFWQPFHSFPLAVLGAVLVPTFFALVFGFLAFRSRIKGVYFAIITQALALVAWLVFNRNETNLGGTNGLTDFKQLLGFRLSEPGTQRALYVITVLCLGGAYLLCQWIIRSRAGRVLIAVRDSEQRVAFSGYAPANYKLFVFVVAAALAGLAGLLYVPQVGIITPAQIGVLPSLEMVIWVAVGGRGTLAGAVLGAVSVNLGRSVLTNYFPELWPFMLGGLFVTVVLLFPDGLVGILHKLKDRVASRKTARLAEGEAQI from the coding sequence ATGGCCGACGCGCGCGACATCCAACCTTCCGCTCCACGCGAAGCGAGCCTGGCGTTCTGGGTCTCGGGGTTCGTATTGCTGGTGGTAATGCCGTTGTTGAACGTCCTGCCGGCCGAAGATTCCTGGTTGCATCTGTCCGACTTCTCGCTGAATCGGTTCGGAAAGTTTCTTGCGTTTGCCATTCTGGCGCTCGGGCTCGATCTGATCTGGGGATACACCGGCATCCTCAGTCTGGGCCAGGGGGTGTTCTTCGGACTCGGAGCGTACTGCATGGGCATGCATCTCATGCTCACGATCGGCAAGGAAAGCGTCTACGGCAGCGACCTGCCTGACTTCATGGTCTGGAACCAAGTCAAGGAACTTCCACTGTTTTGGCAACCGTTCCACAGCTTTCCCCTCGCGGTGCTCGGGGCCGTCCTGGTTCCCACCTTCTTTGCCCTGGTGTTCGGATTTCTGGCGTTTCGCAGCCGGATCAAAGGCGTGTACTTTGCCATCATCACCCAGGCGCTGGCCTTGGTCGCCTGGCTCGTCTTCAATCGAAACGAGACGAATCTCGGCGGCACCAACGGCCTCACCGATTTCAAACAGCTGCTCGGATTCCGCCTCTCCGAACCCGGGACGCAGCGGGCGTTGTACGTGATCACGGTGCTCTGTCTCGGAGGCGCCTATCTGCTGTGCCAGTGGATCATCCGGTCACGAGCCGGAAGAGTGCTCATCGCCGTCCGCGACAGCGAACAGCGCGTTGCGTTTTCTGGTTATGCCCCGGCGAACTATAAGCTGTTCGTGTTCGTCGTCGCCGCGGCATTGGCCGGACTGGCGGGGCTGCTCTACGTGCCCCAGGTCGGCATCATCACGCCCGCGCAGATCGGCGTCCTGCCTTCGCTGGAGATGGTCATTTGGGTGGCGGTCGGAGGGCGTGGGACGCTGGCGGGCGCCGTGCTCGGCGCGGTCAGCGTGAACCTGGGCCGCAGCGTGCTGACGAACTATTTTCCCGAGCTGTGGCCGTTTATGCTGGGGGGATTGTTCGTCACGGTGGTGTTGCTGTTTCCTGACGGCCTGGTCGGCATCCTCCACAAACTGAAGGACCGGGTTGCTTCGCGAAAGACCGCTCGGCTGGCCGAAGGAGAGGCACAGATATGA
- the urtD gene encoding urea ABC transporter ATP-binding protein UrtD encodes MSERGSIIYLEGVTVDYDGFKALNSLNFIVNFNELRVVIGPNGAGKTTLLDVICGKVKPAAGRVIFGKDTDLIGKREDDIVKLGIGRKFQAPSIYANLTVWENLDLSLKRPSKGVFHTLLSQSTREEQARIHEALATISLEGFSRTRAGSLSHGQKQWLEIGMVILQDPSLLLVDEPVAGMTDKETEQTGILLQSLAARHAIIVIEHDMEFVRQIARIVTVLHEGTVICEGTVEKVQGDARVREIYLGRQKVHA; translated from the coding sequence ATGAGCGAACGGGGCTCGATCATCTATCTGGAAGGGGTCACCGTCGACTACGACGGCTTTAAGGCGCTCAACAGTCTTAATTTCATCGTGAACTTCAATGAATTGCGCGTCGTGATCGGACCCAACGGCGCGGGAAAAACCACGCTGCTCGACGTCATCTGCGGCAAAGTGAAGCCGGCGGCGGGCCGGGTGATCTTCGGCAAGGATACGGATCTGATAGGCAAGCGGGAAGACGACATCGTCAAGCTCGGAATCGGAAGGAAGTTCCAGGCTCCGTCCATCTACGCGAACCTGACCGTCTGGGAGAATCTCGATCTCTCGTTGAAACGGCCCAGCAAGGGCGTTTTCCACACGCTCTTGAGTCAATCGACCCGAGAAGAACAGGCGAGAATCCACGAGGCGCTGGCCACGATCAGTCTGGAAGGATTTTCGAGGACGCGGGCAGGTTCCTTGTCGCATGGACAGAAGCAGTGGCTGGAGATCGGCATGGTCATCCTGCAGGATCCCTCGTTGCTCCTGGTGGATGAACCGGTCGCCGGCATGACGGACAAGGAGACCGAGCAGACCGGAATCCTCTTGCAGTCTCTCGCGGCCCGCCATGCCATCATCGTGATCGAGCACGACATGGAATTCGTCCGCCAGATCGCGCGGATCGTCACCGTGTTGCACGAAGGCACGGTAATCTGCGAGGGGACGGTCGAAAAGGTGCAGGGCGACGCGCGCGTGCGTGAAATCTACCTGGGGCGGCAGAAAGTGCATGCTTGA
- the urtE gene encoding urea ABC transporter ATP-binding subunit UrtE, with product MLELSHINAYYGESHILRNVSFAVSPGEVACLMGRNGVGKTTTLKVITGLLAVRSGNLKFDGADVTKLPTDRRARRGLAYVPQGREIIPHLTVRENLQLGFWARAEAPGRGVEREAFDEVYQLFPKLTHILHRPGGVLSGGEQQQLAIGRALLSCPKLLLLDEPTEGIQPSVVDQIEDVIIQFKNSRRFAILLVEQGLHFAARLAEKYVVMAKGAVVAYGRSDELNADMVRQHLTV from the coding sequence ATGCTTGAGCTGAGCCACATCAACGCCTACTACGGGGAAAGCCACATTCTTCGGAACGTGTCGTTCGCCGTTTCCCCCGGCGAAGTGGCCTGCCTGATGGGGCGCAACGGTGTGGGGAAGACGACCACGCTGAAAGTCATCACGGGGCTGCTGGCGGTCCGGTCCGGAAACTTGAAATTCGATGGAGCGGATGTCACCAAGCTGCCGACCGACCGGAGAGCGCGGCGGGGGTTGGCCTACGTTCCTCAGGGCCGCGAGATCATTCCTCATCTGACGGTGCGGGAAAATCTGCAATTGGGATTTTGGGCGAGGGCCGAGGCGCCCGGACGCGGGGTCGAGCGCGAGGCGTTCGACGAGGTGTATCAACTCTTTCCCAAGCTCACCCACATTCTCCATCGTCCGGGCGGGGTCTTGAGCGGCGGAGAGCAGCAGCAGCTTGCGATCGGGCGGGCCCTGCTCTCGTGTCCGAAACTCCTGCTGCTCGACGAGCCGACTGAAGGCATTCAACCCTCCGTCGTCGATCAGATCGAGGACGTGATCATCCAGTTCAAGAATTCCAGACGGTTCGCCATTCTTCTGGTCGAACAGGGCCTGCATTTTGCCGCTCGATTGGCGGAGAAGTATGTGGTCATGGCCAAGGGGGCGGTCGTGGCCTACGGCAGGAGCGACGAATTGAACGCCGACATGGTCAGGCAGCACCTGACGGTGTGA
- a CDS encoding CC0125/CC1285 family lipoprotein: MTLVLTVTGCATKHYTPLAEADDDQVEQLTENVFRVEYRVSAFTSQAALDRYFLRRCAELTLRESYDYFHVGRRFDILMLSRRTSMTLTMFKGERPADNPDLIDARSVLRESE, encoded by the coding sequence ATGACGCTGGTCCTAACGGTCACCGGCTGCGCGACCAAACACTACACGCCGTTGGCCGAGGCCGACGACGACCAGGTCGAGCAGCTCACTGAAAACGTCTTTCGAGTCGAATATCGCGTCAGCGCCTTTACGTCCCAGGCGGCATTGGATCGATATTTCCTCCGTCGCTGCGCGGAGCTGACGTTGCGGGAATCCTACGACTATTTCCACGTCGGACGGCGATTCGATATACTCATGCTTTCGCGTCGCACCTCCATGACGCTGACCATGTTCAAAGGGGAAAGACCGGCCGATAATCCGGATCTCATCGACGCCAGGTCGGTGTTGCGCGAGTCCGAATAG
- a CDS encoding outer membrane beta-barrel protein, which translates to MRRVSVRVLASFFALVLSGVTGYVIDARADGPVHVPFERLEHLGLRVKETEEAIEKTIVSKSLGLKFYGYLEGSYTQNFNNPSNRINQLRIFDVNSNEFRPNLAQLVLEREAKSDGSGLDRLGGKVKFNAGRDSDFIGGMNLSDWADFQEVYAQYIVPVGAGLDIKLGQVNSLVGYEVVESPYNGNYSRSWLFGLGQPFTTRGVRGTYAFDKHVSLSVGVIAFINSARANTRYDPLTEAALTISPSDRVTLVLYNLLGQRPGAVGTPGGMLVQVGGYLSLHLTDRASAIIESYYANQANSSTISPAGNARWNGVAGYLIYDMTKEWGIRVRSELYEDAGGFTTCEGTTAYQPRANVCFGATSTTSAPPVGQTLWEVTTTLQYKPFKSLTTRLEYRYDKSNQHVFQIGERAATYQPTLSLDVIYLF; encoded by the coding sequence ATGCGACGAGTTTCCGTCCGCGTGTTGGCCTCCTTCTTTGCTCTGGTTCTGTCCGGGGTGACGGGATACGTCATTGACGCGAGGGCTGACGGACCGGTCCATGTTCCCTTCGAGCGATTGGAACATCTGGGCTTACGGGTGAAAGAAACGGAAGAGGCGATTGAGAAGACCATTGTGTCGAAATCCTTAGGTCTCAAGTTCTACGGATACCTCGAGGGTTCGTATACCCAGAATTTCAATAATCCATCCAACCGCATCAACCAGCTGCGAATTTTTGACGTGAATTCCAACGAATTTCGACCGAATCTTGCGCAGTTGGTGCTGGAGCGTGAAGCCAAGTCCGACGGTTCTGGGCTCGACCGGCTGGGAGGCAAGGTCAAGTTCAATGCCGGGCGCGATTCGGATTTCATCGGAGGCATGAATCTGAGCGATTGGGCGGATTTTCAGGAGGTCTATGCCCAATACATCGTACCGGTGGGTGCGGGTTTAGACATCAAGCTGGGTCAGGTGAACAGCCTGGTGGGGTATGAGGTCGTCGAAAGCCCCTATAATGGGAATTATTCACGGTCATGGCTGTTCGGTCTCGGCCAGCCCTTTACAACTCGCGGTGTACGCGGCACCTATGCTTTCGACAAACATGTGTCCCTCTCTGTCGGTGTGATCGCGTTCATCAATTCGGCTCGCGCCAATACGCGATACGATCCCTTGACGGAAGCGGCATTGACGATCTCCCCCTCCGATCGTGTCACCCTGGTGCTCTACAACCTGCTTGGACAAAGGCCGGGTGCCGTTGGCACGCCGGGAGGCATGCTCGTTCAGGTTGGTGGTTATCTCAGTCTGCACCTGACGGATCGGGCATCGGCTATCATCGAATCCTACTATGCGAATCAGGCTAACAGCAGCACAATCAGCCCCGCCGGCAACGCGCGGTGGAACGGAGTCGCAGGGTACTTGATCTACGATATGACCAAAGAATGGGGCATTCGTGTGCGAAGCGAGCTCTATGAAGATGCGGGAGGATTCACGACCTGTGAAGGAACGACAGCGTACCAACCAAGAGCGAACGTCTGTTTCGGGGCCACGTCGACCACGTCGGCGCCTCCGGTCGGGCAGACCTTGTGGGAGGTGACGACGACGCTTCAATACAAACCGTTCAAGTCGTTGACGACCCGGTTGGAGTATCGGTACGACAAGTCCAATCAGCACGTCTTCCAGATTGGAGAACGAGCAGCCACTTACCAACCCACTCTCTCGCTGGACGTGATCTATCTCTTTTAA
- a CDS encoding urease accessory protein UreD → MTAFRHLPELTSFQDEPSQMPSGAVGKNAFLRLGFERRGDRTVLAHLDRRAPLLVQQALYWDEALPDLPCVFMITTTGSILQGDRFNIEIDLAPDARAHITTQAATKIHSMDANYAAQTQRIVLGENAYLEYLPDPIIPHAQARFAAFTRMDVHPTATALYSEILMGGRKHHNEGELFQYDVLSSTVRGQRPDGTELFTEKFVIEPRVHDVRQVGVMGAYDVFANVLLLTPRHHADAVFSQVPAIVNREEQWAAGASRLPNDAGLVFKVLGQESEPVQARVREFWSIVRRTVTGASVQPKSAWR, encoded by the coding sequence ATGACCGCGTTTCGTCACCTGCCCGAATTAACCTCGTTTCAGGATGAGCCCTCGCAGATGCCGAGCGGCGCCGTGGGCAAGAATGCATTCCTGCGTCTCGGTTTCGAACGCCGGGGGGATCGCACCGTCCTGGCGCATCTCGATCGGCGTGCTCCGCTTCTCGTGCAGCAGGCGCTGTACTGGGACGAGGCGCTCCCCGACCTGCCATGCGTGTTCATGATCACGACCACCGGCAGCATCCTGCAAGGCGACCGATTCAACATTGAAATCGACCTCGCGCCCGACGCGCGGGCGCACATCACAACGCAAGCCGCCACCAAGATCCATTCGATGGATGCCAACTATGCCGCCCAGACACAACGCATCGTATTGGGCGAGAACGCCTACCTGGAATATCTCCCCGACCCGATCATCCCCCATGCGCAGGCCCGTTTCGCCGCCTTCACGCGCATGGACGTGCATCCCACCGCCACGGCGCTCTATTCGGAGATCTTGATGGGGGGACGCAAGCACCACAATGAGGGAGAGTTGTTTCAGTACGACGTGCTCTCTTCCACCGTCCGGGGACAACGACCCGACGGCACCGAGTTGTTCACCGAGAAGTTCGTCATCGAACCCCGCGTGCACGACGTGCGGCAGGTGGGAGTCATGGGCGCGTACGACGTGTTTGCCAACGTGCTGTTGCTGACGCCCCGGCACCACGCGGACGCGGTCTTCAGCCAGGTGCCCGCGATCGTGAATCGGGAGGAACAGTGGGCCGCCGGTGCGTCACGACTTCCCAACGACGCCGGTCTGGTCTTTAAAGTCCTCGGCCAGGAATCCGAACCGGTGCAGGCCCGGGTCCGGGAGTTCTGGTCCATTGTCCGCCGAACGGTGACCGGAGCGTCCGTCCAGCCAAAATCCGCATGGCGATGA